The genomic interval CAGAGACATTTATTAAAGCTTGGGAACTTGTAATAACAAAAGAAGATGCCTCACTGGTTGATAAAATTTATCATCCAGATTACTCCTCCTTTGATCCTGTTGCAGGAGTTGAAGTCAACCTAGAATCTGACAAACAAGTGATGCTAACTCTAAGGCATGATCTCATACTCACCAGACCAATAAGCGTATCTGAGAGCGATAATTTAGTGCGTCTTCAAAGGTACAACCGATTCAGAGACATCGATATTTTCAATTCAGTTACAACTTCTGTTCACTACAAAGACGGAAAGATTGTTAGTCAAGAATCAGTAATTGAGGAATTAGATAAAGACCCAAGCGAAGATCAGGAATGGAATTGGGAGGATTTCGATTGGAAACTAGGTGCTGAGTAGTTGAAACAGATACTTCGAAAGAGTTTGATCTGATATTTTTATGACTTTGCTGGGTGTCTCAATGATCTGTTCATAGAAACAAGCAATACATCTGGTCATTTCAGAGGCAATGTATGGTTGGGTTTTGTAGAAAATCTTGCAGAGACTCGATTCTGAAAGAACCCATAATGACAGAAGAGTGTGCTGGAACGATCGCTCTATTCAGCAACAAGCAACCCTTTGATTCAGTGGATTGCTCCGCCAAGAGATATTGTAAGGATATGTCAACCTGTGATGAGGCCAAGGCGTACCAAATTCAATGTGGAATGAAGAATCTGGACAGAGATAGGGATGGTGTACCGTGTGAAGCGCTGTGTGATTGAGCAGCGTAATACCTACGAATGTCCCAAGCACTGCTTCAGATCTTTATCTGTGTTGAGGACTGTGAAGAAATTGTTGATGGAACCATCGTAGTCTTTGTCCGCAAAAACGTATCCATGGTTGCGGTGAATGACAGTCTCAAAGGCTGCGTACTGGTCAACAGAACATCCAGTCAGTGAGGCTAATGCTTCCAGATGCTGCCCAGATCCTTTGGCGCTCTCTTCTGCGATCTGCTGGTAACTATCATTGAAGAACTTCTGGATATTGGCAGTACGCCAGTTGCAGTTTGTAGTTGTTGCGAAAGTATCAATCGTGTAATTGGAGGTAATGGTGGTTGCCTGAGTAATGTTTCCGGTCAATATTTTGACATTTTCTCTCACCGAAACAGCTCTTCCCATTTTGTTATCGCCAGTATGACCTCCAAAAAAAGATGTACCCACCAGCAGTTCATCTCCATCAAAATCAGATTCGTGACAAGCTAGCAGATTGTTTGAACTTACGAGAGAAAAAGTCCCAACCATTACAATCATGATTTTCAATCTGGTTGTAGTCCTCATTGTGTTCCCCGATTTCTTTGTGAATGTACGTTGATATGCCATTAGAAATGCATTGAATGTCCCTCCTACGTCAAGTAACCAGAGTCAGTGAATAGCATGACTGCCGAG from SAR324 cluster bacterium carries:
- a CDS encoding excalibur calcium-binding domain-containing protein; its protein translation is MTEECAGTIALFSNKQPFDSVDCSAKRYCKDMSTCDEAKAYQIQCGMKNLDRDRDGVPCEALCD
- a CDS encoding DUF3015 family protein, whose amino-acid sequence is MIVMVGTFSLVSSNNLLACHESDFDGDELLVGTSFFGGHTGDNKMGRAVSVRENVKILTGNITQATTITSNYTIDTFATTTNCNWRTANIQKFFNDSYQQIAEESAKGSGQHLEALASLTGCSVDQYAAFETVIHRNHGYVFADKDYDGSINNFFTVLNTDKDLKQCLGHS